From Pseudobdellovibrio exovorus JSS, a single genomic window includes:
- the ribB gene encoding 3,4-dihydroxy-2-butanone-4-phosphate synthase, with translation MLRNIHLFADWDRLVQSVACDKHVGMQISPIEEILVDFKAGRFVILVDDKNRENEGDLMLAAQFAESTHINFLMKEARGLICLAMSSEQVKRLQLPMLKSELHASNCNHAAFTFSIEASQGIKTGISARERAHTIQTAINPQAQVSDIVCPGHVFPLRAVDGGVLERAGHTEASVDLARLSGLNPAAVLCEVLDDEGSAARTDYLNAFSEKYGIRIGTVQDLISYRKATESKL, from the coding sequence ATGCTTCGCAACATTCACCTGTTTGCTGACTGGGACAGATTGGTTCAGTCGGTCGCTTGTGATAAACATGTTGGGATGCAGATCAGTCCAATTGAAGAGATTCTTGTAGATTTTAAAGCCGGTCGTTTCGTCATCCTTGTCGATGATAAAAATCGTGAAAACGAAGGCGACCTGATGTTAGCAGCACAGTTCGCTGAATCTACCCATATCAATTTTTTAATGAAAGAAGCTCGCGGTCTGATTTGTTTAGCTATGAGTTCAGAACAAGTGAAGCGGCTGCAATTGCCGATGTTGAAATCAGAGCTTCATGCCTCTAACTGCAATCACGCTGCGTTTACTTTTTCTATTGAAGCGAGCCAAGGCATTAAAACGGGCATTTCGGCTCGTGAAAGAGCTCACACCATTCAAACAGCTATTAACCCTCAAGCTCAGGTCAGTGATATTGTCTGCCCAGGGCATGTGTTCCCTTTAAGAGCTGTTGATGGTGGTGTGCTTGAGCGCGCAGGGCATACAGAAGCCAGTGTCGACTTAGCACGTCTGTCGGGTTTGAACCCAGCGGCTGTATTATGTGAAGTTTTAGATGATGAGGGATCTGCCGCTCGTACTGATTATCTCAATGCCTTTTCTGAAAAGTACGGCATTCGCATTGGCACGGTTCA